The Candidatus Desulfovibrio trichonymphae region GGCACAGAGAATACGCATCACTCACGCCGGGAAAGCTCAAAACATTTTTTGCGGATCCGAAAAACGCGCTGCTGCTGGACGTAAAGGCTTTTTTTGACCCAACGGCCATGCGCGCAACGGGCTTTGATTATTGGAGGCTGTAAAGCATACTCCGCAACTGGCGTATATATTGATATCTTGTTGTAACTGAATAGTATCCAAACATGATGAATCGGGGTATACGCTGTGGCACTGCTGATCTGCGCCCCAACAGGCAAGGAACTCAACGCTCTATTGCCGAACCTCACGCCTGAAGTCGGCGAAGAAATGTGTCTTTTGCCCGTACGCCTGAAAAAAGGCGGAGCTTTTGCCTGCGCAACCGGCGTAGGGCCGATAAACGCTGCCCTTGCGCTCGGCAAATGCCTTGCTGAAGCCGAAGCAGGCAAAACACCCATACACGCTGTGCTGCTGGCAGGGCTAGCCGGCGCGTTTGATCTTGATCGGCTGCCGCTACGCGCTCTCTGTCTGGTGCGAGAAGAAATCTGGCCGGAATACGGGCTGCACGACGGCACAAGCGTCACGGCAAAGGCGTTCAGTTTTCCTCTCTGGCAACGGTATACCAAAGACGGCGGCGATGTGTACGACAGGCTGCCGCTCGACACGCCTGCCGCGCTGAGCCTGTCAACAGCAGGACTGGCCGGAATGCTGACGGAATGTGTGTCGTTGACCGTGGCCGGCGTCAGCTCCGCGTTTGTACGGGCAAGAGATCTGGTGCAGCGGCATCATGCGGATCTGGAAAATATGGAAGGTTTTGCCGTGGCCTATGCCTGCGCACGCGGCGGCATCCCCTGCGTGGAACTGCGCAGCGTGTCAAATAAAGTCGGCCCGCGCGCAAAAGATGAAAAAGATTTCCACGGCGCGCTGCAGAGTCTTGCACGTGTGCTGCCGGGCCTGAACCTGATCTGAAATGACGCCATGAAAACACTGAAAGCACATCTTGCCAAAGAGCTGCCGCGTATCAACACGGCGCTCGACAAGGCCGTACAGGATCTGCCGGAACCTGTGCGCCCTGTGGCGCGGCATATTCTTGACGCCGGCGGCAAACGTCTACGCCCTCTGCTCACGCTTCTTACAGCGCGCCTGTTCGACTGCGCGGCGGAAAACATTGACAGGCTTGCCGTGACAATAGAAATGCTGCACGCTGCCACGCTGTTGCACGACGACGTGCTTGACAACGCTCAAAGACGCCGCGGCGCGCCGGCCGCCCATATTTTATATGACGTGCCTGCCGTCATACTGGCCGGGGACGCCTTGCTTGCGCACGCAAACGCTCTGGTGGCCGACTTCGGCGACACGCGTTTGACGCGCTGCTTTTCCGCGGCCACCAGCCGCACGGCCGCCGGCGAAATTTTGGAAATTACAGTCAAAGGCCGTACGGATATTTCCGACGACGACTATGAAAATATCGTGCGCGGCAAAACGGCGTGGCTCATCCGCGCCTCCTGTGAAATGGGAGCGCTCGCCGCCGGAGCTGACGACGCCTATGTTGACGCCGCCGCAACATATGGCGAAAATCTGGGCATGGCTTTTCAACTGGTAGACGACGCGCTTGATCTCACGCCGACCTGCGTGACCGGCAAGCCGACAGGCGGCGATATGCGCGAGGGGAAACTGACCCCGCCGTTGCGGATCTACCGGCTGCACCTGCCCCCGGAAGAACAGGCCGCTTTTGACGCAGCTTTCACATGCGGGCTGATAACGGAGCACGACGCAGAAACTATTGCCGAACACATTTGCGCGGCGGGCTATGAAACGCAATCGCTTCTGCAGGCGGACAAATATCTGCACGCAGCGCGCACAGCGCTGGAAGCCCTGCCGGACAGGCCGGAACGCGAGATATTGCGCCGGATGACCGATTATGTACGCGACAGGAAAAAGTGAAACGCCACCTGCTAAAGCTTGTGACCTCAATCAACAGCACTCACACTTTGTTTGGCACCACAGCTCAAGCAAAAGGAATGTTGAAGCTGCCCTGAAGGCGGGGACTTAACCTTCCCAATGTGGGTCAATCAAAGGACAAACATGCTTTACCGTATCGAAGTCGGGCCGCAGTCTTACGTGGATGATACCCAAGGCCGAAAAACGGCCCTGCAGCTGCAAAAAGCGTTGAACCTCACGGTGGACTCTGTGCACAGCATCAAAGTTTTTACCATGGACGGCCTTGACAGGGAGCAGGTCTCGCGCTTGCTGGACGAAGGCATTCTGCACGACCCCATTCTGCAACGCGCGGCCATTGACGTTCTTGAACCGTTTGACCCAGCGCCCGACTGGTTTGTGGAAGTGGGTTTTCGCCCCGGCGTCACGGACAACGAAGCCCGCACAGCCCGCGACACCGCAGCTCTTGTGCTCGGCATCCCGCGCGAAAATATTAATGTATACACTGCTGTTCAGTACCGTGTCCGCAACGACCCCGCTGCTCCCCTGAACCGCAATCAGGTGGAAAACGCCAGCCGCGGCCTGCTCTGCAACACATTGATCCAGAGAAGCAGAATCAAAAGTCTTGAACAGTGGCAGGCCGAACCTGGTTTTACGCCTGAAGCCGCCAGAGTCACGGGACAAACCGACGACACAGTCACAACCGTACCGCTTTCCGTCATGGACGACGCAGCCATGATGAACGCAAGCCGTGAAAACACCTGGGCGCTGAACCTTGACGAACTGCGCCGCATCCGCGATGCTTTCAATACGCCTGCGGAACAGACCCGGCGTGCAGCGCTTCGTCTGCCGTCAGACCCGACGGATGTGGAAATGGAAGTGCTGGCTCAAACTTGGTCCGAACACTGCAAACACAAAATTTTTGCCGCGCGCATCGCCTACGAAAACAGGGAAACAGGCTTGAACGAAGATGTGGACAATTTGTACAAAACCTGCATCCGCGATGCAACCGCGCTTTTGCGCGAACGCATGGGCGAAAACGATTACTGCAAATCCGTGTTCAAAGACAACGCGGGAGTTGTTGCCTTTATTAACGGCTACGACGCCTGCATCAAAGTGGAGACGCACAACAGCCCTTCTGCGCTTGACCCTTATGGCGGCGCGTTGACCGGCATTGTCGGCGTCAACCGAGACCCCATGGGAACCGGCCTCGGGGCGGAACTGGTCTGCAATACAGATGTCTTCTGTTTTGCCTCGCCTTTTCATGACACGGTCCTGCCGCCGCGTCTGCTGCACCCGCGCCGTGTGCTGGTGGGCGTATGCAAGGGCGTGGAGCACGGCGGCAACAAATCAGGAATTCCCACCGTCAACGGCTCACTTGTATTTGACGAGCGCTACCTCGGCAAACCCTTGGTGTTTTGCGGAACTGTGGGCATTATTCCCGCAGAAATCAACGGCCGCCCCGGCTGGCAAAAAAAGGCCCGTGCGGGCGACATCATTGTGATGACTGGCGGCCGCATCGGCAAAGACGGCATCCATGGGGCTACCTTTTCCTCTGAAGAATTGCACGAGAGTTCGCCGGCAACAGCCGTACAGATAGGCGACCCCATCACACAGCGCAAAATGTACGACTTTATTCTGGCCGCACGCGATCTCGGCTTGTATACGGCCATAACGGACAACGGCGCGGGCGGCCTTTCATCTTCTGTGGGCGAAATGGCGGAAGCCACAGGCGGCTGTGTTCTGGACATCAGCAAGGCTCCGCTGAAATACGACGGCCTTAGACCTTGGGAAATACTGCTTTCCGAGGCCCAGGAACGCATGACGCTTTCTGTGCCGCCGGACAAGCTCGACGAATTTCTGCAACTGGCCGCCCACATGGATGTGGAGGCTACTGCGCTGGGGCATTTTACAGACTCAGGTTTTTTTGAAGTGCGCAGCAAAGAACGCCTTGTCGCCTCCCTGCCCATGCCGTTCATGCACGACGGCGTGCCGCAGCTTGAGCTTGAGGCCGTATGGCAAACGCCCAGTGTGCGGGACATTTGCGTGGAAACAACAGGCATGGCGGAAGGCTCATTTTTGCGGCGCATGCTCGGCCGCCTGAATATCTGCTCCAAGGAATATATTGTCCGCCAGTATGACCATGAGGTACGCGGCGGCAGCGTTATCAAGCCTCTTGTCGGCGTGCTGTGCGATGGCCCGTCCGACGCGGCCGTGCTGCGCCCCCTACTTGAGTCGGACGCGGGCATCGTCGTCGCCCACGGCATCTGCCCCAAATTCAGCGATTACGACACCTACTGGATGATGGCCAACGCCATTGATGAAGCCATACGCAACGCCGTGGCCGTGGGCGGCAACCCCGATGCGTTGGCTGGCGTGGACAATTTTTGCTGGTGCGATCCTGTGACGAGCGAAAAAAACCCGGACGGCCGCTTCAAACTGGCCCAGCTGGTACGCGCCTGCAAAGCTTTGAGACATTTTTCGCTCGCGTTCGGCCTGCCATGCATTTCCGGCAAGGATTCTATGAAAAACGATTACACCGGCGGCGGAGAACGTATTTCCATTCCGCCGACAGTGCTGTTTTCCGTTCTGGGCGTCATGAACAACGTCACCTGCGCCCAAAGCTCTGATTTCAAGCAGAAAGGCGAGCATATCTATCTTTTGGGCGGAACCTGGCGCGACATGGCGGGCAGCGAGGCGGCCGGCGAACTGGGCCTTGCTGGCGGCAGCATACCGCATGTTGATGCCGGCACAGCCCTGCACCGCTATCGTGCCGTACACTCCCTCATGTCAAAACGCGCCGTCGCCGCCTGCCACGACTGTTCTGACGGCGGTCTGGCCGTAGCGCTGGCGGAGATGTGCATCGGCGGGCGCCTTGGCGCCGATGTGGATATCAACGCCGTGCCATCTATGGAAGCAATGACGCGCACAGAACTGCTGTACAGCGAATCCGCGAGCCGCCTGCTTGTCAGCGTGCGCCCCGATCTGGCGCCCCTGCTCGACGTTGTATGTCACGGGCAGTTGTGCCGCCGCATCGGCACTGTCACCGGCGACGGACAGGTAACCCTCAGAAGCAGAGACAGCGTTTTTCTGCGGGAAAATGTGGAGGATCTGGCTCGCGCGTTCAGGCAAACGCTTGACTGGTAATCTACCGGCATCAGCAACGGCTTCACCTCGCTCCCTTGGGAAACAGCACAACACCCACCGTTTTGAAAATAATGTGCACGTCCAGCAGAATGGACATATTTTTTACATAATAGAGATCGTATTCAAGCTTGCGGCGGGCGTCTTCTTCAGACGCTCCGTAAGGGCAGCAAACCTGCGCCCATCCCGTGAGGCCAGGTTTGACGGTGTGCCGCAGGCTGTAATAAGGAATGTTCCCCTTTAGTTTTTGCACAAAGGGCATACGTTCCGGCCGCGGACCTATAAAGCTCATGTCTCCTTTGAGTATGTTCCATATCTGGGGAAGCTCGTCAATGCGCACTTTGCGGATCAATCTGCCGAAACACGTCACCCGACTGTCATTGGCGCCGGCCCAGACAGCGCCGTTTTTTTCGGCGTCGGCGCACATGGATCGAAATTTGTAAACCGTGAATTCCTTTTCGTGCAGCCCCACGCGTTCCTGACGGTAAATAACCGGTCCGGGCGATTCAAGGCGCACAATAACTGCTGTAATCAGCATCACAGGGGCTGCCGGAATCAGAAGAACAAGAGAAATCAGCATGTCCAGCGCCCGTTTGAAGCGTCTGAGCGATCCTCGCGTGTTCAACGAAAAGCCTTCCGTTTGCAACAGCCATTCATCATTGATTTGTGAAAGCGGCAGGCGCTGTGCCACCTTTTCATAAAACGTGCGTATGTCCACCACCATTCTGCCCCACAATTTGGCTTCCAGCAGTTCGTGGGCGCTCTCGTCGTCAATGGGGGCGTCCGGCAGCAGAACAATCATGGTTACATAATTTTTTTCAGCAATTTCAAGTGATTTAAATATGGGGCCAAGACAATGGCCTGTGTCCGGCCCCTGATCCGGCTCACCCGCATACCCGATGATCTGCGCATTGGGAAAACCCTCGGCAAGCAGTCTGCGCACTTTGCCGGCGCGGTCCACGCCCACCAGCAGAACGCGGAGCGGATGCGTCAGCTTGTCCGCATTACGGTGGTATAACCATCGCCAGCCGAGTGCAAAACAGAAAGAAAGGGCAAAGAGCGCCAAGAGGGTTTCGCGGTCAAAGCGCCAGTGCTGGAAAGAATAGGAGGCTGTGCTGGAAGAAATGATGCCGAGCACACAGGCCAGCAGCACCCGACCAATTGTTTCTTTGAAATCTTCCAAACCGACGCTGTAAGCATCCAGAATATAGAAAAAGAGCATGTAGAAAAAAACAGTGAACAACGACGCGCCGGTGTAATCGTGAAAGACCCTTAAATCCGGCTCTATGGTGGCCAGGCCCGCCACAAAAAGCGCGAGCAGCAGACAAAAAATATCCAGTGCCTGCAAAACCGCTCTTCGATATATGCTGATCACGACGTTACTCCGGCATTGACGTTCATATCACACAACATGCGCGCCGCCACTTTTTCCGCATCAAACTCCTGAACGGCCATTGCACGGCCGGTCGCGCCCATGCGGACAATGTTTTCAGGATACAGAATATATGTCTCCATGGCACGCGCCAGCGCTTCAGGATCCCGCAGGGGTGTCAAACGGCCATTTATGCCGTCCCGCACCACCTCCCGGCAACCGGGAGCGTCTGTCACAACAGCAGGACGGCCCATGCTCATCCCCTCCATAATGGATGTGGGCGTGCCTTCCCGCCAGGAAGGCAAGACCAGAACATGCGCGGCGGCTATATATGGACGTACGTCTGCTGTTTCACCCAGATATTCCAGATCCCCCGCCTCCTCCCAAGCGCGCATCCGCGCTAAACTCACGCTGCCGAGACCCTGTTCCGGCGGTCCCAGCACCTGAAAACGGACTGTTGGATAACGGGCTTTCAGAACGCTGGCTGCGTCTGCATATTCCGACAAGCCCTTGGCTTCCAGCAAACGCCCAATCAACAAAAAAATCGGTGGCAAGGGCGGCTGCGGCGCCTGCGCAAAACGTTGTATATCCACTCCCGTACCGCGCGACATAAGCACACGAGCACCGGACGCAAGGATGTCGAGCCGGCGGAATTCAGCCACATCATCCTGATTTTGAAAAAAGACGCCTTCCGCGCCGCGAAGCGCAAGACGGTAAAGGCGCACGCCGAGCTGATTGACGCATTTTTTAAAAAAATTGTCCGCCTCAAACGCGTAGCCAAGCCCGGTAATGGCCGCGTAAATATGCGGCACGCGCGCAAGCCGGGCGGCCATGCAGCCGTAAATGACAGGTTTTATGGTGGAGGCGAAGAGCATCTCCGGCCTTTCCTTTTTAAAAAGCCTCGTCAGATCAACAAGGGTCCACAAGTCCCGCAGGGGATTCAAGCCCTTGCGGTCCAAGGTATAATGAATGAACCGCGCGCCGGTTGTCCGCGATGTCTCGCCGGATTTTGCATCGCCGTCAGGAACGCAGCAGACAACTTCATGACCGTCCCGCAGCATCCTGTGTATGAGCACACTCCAGAAATTGGCCAATGCTCTTGCCTGATTACCGAGAACAATAATTTTCATGTCCTTTTCTCGCCATGATGCCTGATATAGGGCCGGTTATGCCTTGGGATACCGGACGATGAATGCTGTTTTTTACTGTATGGCTTTTGCATATATTTTTGTAAGCTGCTGGCGACAGAAAGATTTTCCTGACTGTGACAGACGGCGCGCCGCGCTGAACATACAACAATCGCTCTTTGCTGGAAAGAGTGTGAAAAATATTGAGAAAGTCGCGCAGCAGCCGGATTATCTCAAAAAAATATTTAAGCATACCGGCAGAAAGGACAATGAGCATGTGGGGCCGTTTCGCGCTTTTGCGGATGCCGCCGCCATGCATGAAGCTCTGTGTCAAGTTCACCCGGAAGCGGAAGCTGTGATAGACAGCACCCGTTAGAGCGGGTTTTACATTTGGAAATATCACATTGCCCAAGCTGTTTCGGGAATGATACCTCGTGCCTGAATGCAGGTGTGGCTCGCGTTTCTGCGGGTTTGTTCTGCTTTCGGCGCGACGGCTACTGATTGATCATTACCTTGGCCGGGCGCAGCAGGCGTTTGCCCAGCTTGTAGCCGTGCTGCAGCACGCGCGACACAACGCCGGCAGGGAGATCTGGTCTGTTTTCAAATCCCACGGCTTCATGCGTTTCCGGAGTAAATTCCTCAGCTTCCGCGCCAAGCGGCGTAAGTCCGTGTTTTGTCACCGCAGCAAGCAGCAGTTTATGCGTCATGGCCACGCCCTGAAACATGTCGCGGCAGGTTTCATTTTGGCTGCCGTATTGCAGCGCCAGATCCAAATTGTCCAAGGTAGGCAAAAGATCGCTTAACACCGTTTCGGCCGCATAGCGCAATTGTTCCTGATGTTCGCGGCTCAGACGCTTTTTAAAATTTTCCATTTCAGCGGCGGAGCGCAGGCGCATTTCTTCCACTTCCGCCTTATAGAGCGTTTTTGTGTCTTCTGGCGGCTCTTCCGTTTTGTCCGGAAGAACCTGCTTGTCACGACAATCTTCTCCGTCTCGCGTGGTATCCCCCTTCGTCCAGGAATCTGCAAGAGGATCTGTCCAAGAATCAAAAAGATCCGTAGTTTCAGGCCGCGAATTGTTGTCTGGTTCTTTGTGCGGGTATTCATTTGTGGATATTTTGTGGCGATGCATGCTTCCTCCTGGAACTTCCCACCCTGTGCATTCCGCGCTTCAGACGGCTGCTGGCGGCACTAAAGAGCGCCTGCCGCCAATCTTGGGATAAGGCCGCCTTGCAGCCCTGTCAAGACGCGCTTAAAAACGAAGAAGCTCTTTTGCAAAATTTTTTGGAAATTATATCCTAGACCGTGAAATTTTAGTAATGAGGCGGAAACATGCGTATCTTTCATTGCTACTTTTTTATCTTTCGTGTTACTAATTCTCTGCGTACGCATTGTGGTGGTTTTATGCGCACCAGCCGTCATATTTACACATTTTCATTAAGGATGAGGCTATGTGGAAAATTTTTTACTCAATCCTGTCGCTGGTTTTGTTTTGCGCCGCGCAGGCCGAGGCGCACTTCGGCATGGTTATCCCTTCTGCCGCTACGATAACGGAAAAAAAGGACGCGAATTTGAAAATTGACCTCGCCTTTGCCCACCCCATGGAAATGAAGGGCATGGACATGGCGGCACCAAAGGCCTTTACCGTGACCGTGGACGGCAGAACAGAAGACGTCAGATACTTGCTCAAGCCCTCCGTCATTTTGGGTCACAAGGCCTGGCAGGCCGCGTATGCCGTTAAAAAACCCGGCGTCTACCAGTTCGCCGTAGCACAGGCGCCCTATTTTGAGCCGGCCGAAGACACATATATCGTTCACTACACCAAAACCGTGACGGCGGCCTTTGGCGGCGAGGACGGCTGGAATGAGCCCTTGGGGCTGAAAACGGAAATCGTGCCGCTGACCAGACCTTTCGGCAATTATGCCGGAAACATTTTTCGCGGGCAGGTGCTGTTGAACGGCAAACCAGCTCCCAATACGGATGTGGAAGTAGAATTCTGGAATACAGATGGTCGCCGTACGGCTCCCAATGAATATTTTCTCACCCAGATAGTCAGGACAGATCAGAACGGCGTTTTTGCCTTCGGCGTGCCTTGGGCCGGCTGGTGGGGTTTTGCAGCTTTGAGCACGGCTGATGAAAAACTGGATTACAAGGGCGAACAAAAGCCCATTGAACTCGGCGCCGTGTTATGGACGGAGTTTGTCGCGCCAAGGACAAAGTGAATACTCCACCTGCTTTAGCAGGTGGCCATTGTGAGCTGAAGCTGCCGTCTGAAGGCGGGGATTTTTACCATCCTCAAGTGGGATAATAAACAGGGCGCAAAAGTTATGCATATTGCGGATGGTGTCCTTTCCCCGGCCGTGCTCGGCACGGGTGCCGCGCTGGCGGCGGTGGGCACGGCCGTGGGCCTTCGCAGGCTTGATTATGACCGGCTTATGACGGTCGCCATGTTGTCAGCCGCTTTTCTTGTGGCCTCGCTTGTGCATGTGCCTGTCGGTTTCTCAAGCATGCATTTGATTTTGAACGGACTGTTGGGCGTATTGCTCGGCTTTGCGGCATTTCCCGCCATTCTTGCAGCGCTTGCATTGCAGGCTCTTCTTTTTCAGTATGGCGGCCTGACCATACTGGGCGTTAATACGTTTTGCATGGCTTTTTCCGGCGTACTGGCAGGGTATTGTTTCAAGGCAGTTGCGCGCATCTGCCCGGGACCAAAAGGTCAAAAGGCCGCGGCCTTTTGCGGCGGCGCGCTGGGGGTTGCGCTGGCCGGCCTGTTTACTGCCTCGGCGCTGGCTTTCAGCGATGAGGGCTTTATCACGACGGCGCAACTTTTGTTTTTGACGCATCTGCCCGTTATGCTGGTGGAGGGAATAATCACCATGTTCATGGTTTCGTTTATCGCGCGTGTTCGTCCTGAAATGCTTCACTGGCGCTGAATGCCCATAAAAATCGGACGCTCTACATGAAACTCATCCAATTTTGTCTTGTTTCTGTGTTCCTTGCAATATTGCTCGCGCCGTCGTCCGCAGTTGCCCATCGCGTCAATATCTTCGCCTGGCTGGAGGGCGACGACGTGGCTGTAGAATGCGGCTTCAGCCGGGATTCGCCTGTCAGGAATGGGCGCATTACGGTGTTTGACGCGAAAAGCGGCAAAGAGCTTTTACAGGGCGCTACCGACAAAAAGGGACATTTCCGTTTCCCCGTGCCTCAAAGCGTCCGTCGCAACGCCCACGGTTTGCGCATACGCGTCAACGCCGGCGAAGGGCATCAGAGTGAATGGCTTATAGCTGCTGATGAATTGATGCTTTCCGGTGATGTTCCCGACGCGCGAACACAGCCCTCAGCAACAGAAGCATCTCTCCTGTCCACGTCGGGCGACGGCGTCACGCAGGAAGCTGTACGACGCATTGTCAATGAGGTGCTGGACACTAAACTTGCTCCAATACGACGCGATTTGGCAGCCGCATCAGAGCCGGGCATTCAGGAAATCATCGGCTGCGTCGGCTGGCTTCTGGGGCTTGCCGGTATAGCTTTTTACTTCAAAGGGCGGCGCGGCTAACAAAAATGTATTGTGTTTGATCAACCGTTTGTCCACGACTGCCCGATACAGGCTATTGACCCGCGTGTGCGCCTCGGGCTTGCGGGCCTTGTCGCCGTATGCTTTGCCACGCTGCAGCAACCGACCTCCTGCATGCTTGGCCTCGCGCTCGGTGCATGCCTGCTTGCGTCTGCCTGCCCGCCTTTCATCCCTTTTGCCCGTCGTTTTGCTGCGGTAAATTGTTTTGTTCTTTTTTTTTGCTGTCTGATTCCCTTTACCGAACCAGGAGAAACGTTCACTGTATTCAATCTGATACCTGTCAGCGCGCGAGGCGTGCATCTTGCCCTGCTGACAACACTCAAGGCAAACGCCGTTTTCTTTGTTTTTCAGGCGCTTGCGGCCACCATGCATCCTTCCACCGCGGGCTATGCCCTTCAGGGCATAGGCTGTCCGCCAAAGCTGGTTTTTCTCTTTTTACTCACAGGGCGTTATGTGAATCTGCTGGCAGAAGAATGGCAGACTCTTAACGTGGCCGCACGTCTGCGCGGTTTTATGCCCCGCGCGAGCCTGCATGCTTGGCGCACGCTGGCCTGCCTGCTGGGACTTTTGCTGGTGCGCAGTTATGATCGTTCCCTGCGTGTCTGCGAAGCTATGCGTTTACGGGCTTTCAGCGGCAGGTTTACTACCGTGACGGTTTTCAGAACGCGCTATGTGGATGCGGTTTTTGCACTTGTTGTGCTGCTTTACATAACCGGCATCGCGCTGACGGAAGCGGGGGTGTTTCATGGCTGAAACGAGCTTGCAGGATGTTATTTTCAGTCTGGAGCATGTTCATTTTGCCTATATTCAGGGCGACAGCCGCAGAGAGGTATTGCATGACGTGAATTTTGCCCTTTCACCCGCCCGGCAGTTCGGTCTGTTCGGCCCGAACGGCAGCGGCAAAACAACATTTTTTCGCTGTATTACAGGGTTGGTGCGGCCACAGCGGGGTGTCACGCGCTTTCACGGCATTGTGCTGAACAGTGAAAAAGATTTTTATGCACTGCGCTGCAAAGTTGGTTTTGTGCTTCAACACGCTGAAGATCAACTTTTTTTCCCCACCGTGCTGGAAGATGTGGCGTTTGGTCCCTTGAATCTCGGCATGACGCCTGAAGCGGCCAGAGACCGCGCTCTGGAAACCCTGAAGAGTCTCAGGCTGGACGGCTTTGAAAACCGCCTGACCCATCGTCTTTCCGGTGGTGAAAAAAAGTTGATTTCACTGGCCACAGTGCTGGCCATGCGGCCTGAAGCCCTTTTGCTGGATGAACCGACCAGCGGTCTGGACAACGAAGCCCGTGAGCGCCTGATCGACATACTGCGCGGATTGCCCACAGCTAGGATTGTCATTTCCCATGACTGGGATTTTCTGTCTCAGGTCTCCACAGACTGCCTGACCATTCACGACGGCCGTCTGAGTGCCTGTTCGCCCTTGTTTGCTCATACGCACATGCACCCCGCGGGCAACGATCCGCACGGACATGCGTAAACCATGCTGATGCGCCCCAGAGCAAATTAATTTTTAAGTAGCCAAAAATCTGCTGACAGCCAAGCATGTCAATAAAAAACAAATATGCAAAACCTTCAAGAATTTCAGAGGGCAAAATCCGACAAGTAGATTCTCGAAGGTCGGAACAAAACCCGTCCCTTCTTG contains the following coding sequences:
- the mqnB gene encoding futalosine hydrolase; translation: MALLICAPTGKELNALLPNLTPEVGEEMCLLPVRLKKGGAFACATGVGPINAALALGKCLAEAEAGKTPIHAVLLAGLAGAFDLDRLPLRALCLVREEIWPEYGLHDGTSVTAKAFSFPLWQRYTKDGGDVYDRLPLDTPAALSLSTAGLAGMLTECVSLTVAGVSSAFVRARDLVQRHHADLENMEGFAVAYACARGGIPCVELRSVSNKVGPRAKDEKDFHGALQSLARVLPGLNLI
- a CDS encoding polyprenyl synthetase family protein codes for the protein MKTLKAHLAKELPRINTALDKAVQDLPEPVRPVARHILDAGGKRLRPLLTLLTARLFDCAAENIDRLAVTIEMLHAATLLHDDVLDNAQRRRGAPAAHILYDVPAVILAGDALLAHANALVADFGDTRLTRCFSAATSRTAAGEILEITVKGRTDISDDDYENIVRGKTAWLIRASCEMGALAAGADDAYVDAAATYGENLGMAFQLVDDALDLTPTCVTGKPTGGDMREGKLTPPLRIYRLHLPPEEQAAFDAAFTCGLITEHDAETIAEHICAAGYETQSLLQADKYLHAARTALEALPDRPEREILRRMTDYVRDRKK
- a CDS encoding AIR synthase-related protein, giving the protein MLYRIEVGPQSYVDDTQGRKTALQLQKALNLTVDSVHSIKVFTMDGLDREQVSRLLDEGILHDPILQRAAIDVLEPFDPAPDWFVEVGFRPGVTDNEARTARDTAALVLGIPRENINVYTAVQYRVRNDPAAPLNRNQVENASRGLLCNTLIQRSRIKSLEQWQAEPGFTPEAARVTGQTDDTVTTVPLSVMDDAAMMNASRENTWALNLDELRRIRDAFNTPAEQTRRAALRLPSDPTDVEMEVLAQTWSEHCKHKIFAARIAYENRETGLNEDVDNLYKTCIRDATALLRERMGENDYCKSVFKDNAGVVAFINGYDACIKVETHNSPSALDPYGGALTGIVGVNRDPMGTGLGAELVCNTDVFCFASPFHDTVLPPRLLHPRRVLVGVCKGVEHGGNKSGIPTVNGSLVFDERYLGKPLVFCGTVGIIPAEINGRPGWQKKARAGDIIVMTGGRIGKDGIHGATFSSEELHESSPATAVQIGDPITQRKMYDFILAARDLGLYTAITDNGAGGLSSSVGEMAEATGGCVLDISKAPLKYDGLRPWEILLSEAQERMTLSVPPDKLDEFLQLAAHMDVEATALGHFTDSGFFEVRSKERLVASLPMPFMHDGVPQLELEAVWQTPSVRDICVETTGMAEGSFLRRMLGRLNICSKEYIVRQYDHEVRGGSVIKPLVGVLCDGPSDAAVLRPLLESDAGIVVAHGICPKFSDYDTYWMMANAIDEAIRNAVAVGGNPDALAGVDNFCWCDPVTSEKNPDGRFKLAQLVRACKALRHFSLAFGLPCISGKDSMKNDYTGGGERISIPPTVLFSVLGVMNNVTCAQSSDFKQKGEHIYLLGGTWRDMAGSEAAGELGLAGGSIPHVDAGTALHRYRAVHSLMSKRAVAACHDCSDGGLAVALAEMCIGGRLGADVDINAVPSMEAMTRTELLYSESASRLLVSVRPDLAPLLDVVCHGQLCRRIGTVTGDGQVTLRSRDSVFLRENVEDLARAFRQTLDW
- a CDS encoding sugar transferase codes for the protein MISIYRRAVLQALDIFCLLLALFVAGLATIEPDLRVFHDYTGASLFTVFFYMLFFYILDAYSVGLEDFKETIGRVLLACVLGIISSSTASYSFQHWRFDRETLLALFALSFCFALGWRWLYHRNADKLTHPLRVLLVGVDRAGKVRRLLAEGFPNAQIIGYAGEPDQGPDTGHCLGPIFKSLEIAEKNYVTMIVLLPDAPIDDESAHELLEAKLWGRMVVDIRTFYEKVAQRLPLSQINDEWLLQTEGFSLNTRGSLRRFKRALDMLISLVLLIPAAPVMLITAVIVRLESPGPVIYRQERVGLHEKEFTVYKFRSMCADAEKNGAVWAGANDSRVTCFGRLIRKVRIDELPQIWNILKGDMSFIGPRPERMPFVQKLKGNIPYYSLRHTVKPGLTGWAQVCCPYGASEEDARRKLEYDLYYVKNMSILLDVHIIFKTVGVVLFPKGAR
- a CDS encoding glycosyltransferase family 4 protein, with translation MKIIVLGNQARALANFWSVLIHRMLRDGHEVVCCVPDGDAKSGETSRTTGARFIHYTLDRKGLNPLRDLWTLVDLTRLFKKERPEMLFASTIKPVIYGCMAARLARVPHIYAAITGLGYAFEADNFFKKCVNQLGVRLYRLALRGAEGVFFQNQDDVAEFRRLDILASGARVLMSRGTGVDIQRFAQAPQPPLPPIFLLIGRLLEAKGLSEYADAASVLKARYPTVRFQVLGPPEQGLGSVSLARMRAWEEAGDLEYLGETADVRPYIAAAHVLVLPSWREGTPTSIMEGMSMGRPAVVTDAPGCREVVRDGINGRLTPLRDPEALARAMETYILYPENIVRMGATGRAMAVQEFDAEKVAARMLCDMNVNAGVTS
- a CDS encoding nucleotide exchange factor GrpE, whose translation is MHRHKISTNEYPHKEPDNNSRPETTDLFDSWTDPLADSWTKGDTTRDGEDCRDKQVLPDKTEEPPEDTKTLYKAEVEEMRLRSAAEMENFKKRLSREHQEQLRYAAETVLSDLLPTLDNLDLALQYGSQNETCRDMFQGVAMTHKLLLAAVTKHGLTPLGAEAEEFTPETHEAVGFENRPDLPAGVVSRVLQHGYKLGKRLLRPAKVMINQ
- a CDS encoding DUF4198 domain-containing protein produces the protein MWKIFYSILSLVLFCAAQAEAHFGMVIPSAATITEKKDANLKIDLAFAHPMEMKGMDMAAPKAFTVTVDGRTEDVRYLLKPSVILGHKAWQAAYAVKKPGVYQFAVAQAPYFEPAEDTYIVHYTKTVTAAFGGEDGWNEPLGLKTEIVPLTRPFGNYAGNIFRGQVLLNGKPAPNTDVEVEFWNTDGRRTAPNEYFLTQIVRTDQNGVFAFGVPWAGWWGFAALSTADEKLDYKGEQKPIELGAVLWTEFVAPRTK